From a region of the Enterobacter cancerogenus genome:
- a CDS encoding AEC family transporter: MTYVIVHALAPIFVIMLLGFWAGKAKMVDNKNVSLLNIFVMDFALPAALFSATVQTPWTGIVAQSPLILVLTLAMWITYAAIYFLATKVFKKSPQDAAVLTLTVALPNYAALGLPILGSVLGESSSTSLSVAVSIACGSVLMTPFCLLILEREKARAEGNNSGSTLSMLPVLMWRSIKKPIVMGPLLGVILSAIGIKMPELVLAAIKPLGLSATAAALFLTGVILSARKLQINTMVITSTIAKLLIQPAIAWGIVLIFGLHGSVAITAILMIALSAGFFGVVFGNRFGVQSPDAEAVLLLSSVLCILSLPLFISLTSGM, translated from the coding sequence ATGACTTACGTAATTGTTCATGCTCTTGCACCGATTTTCGTCATCATGCTGCTGGGATTCTGGGCCGGTAAGGCAAAGATGGTCGATAACAAAAATGTTTCCCTGCTTAATATTTTCGTCATGGATTTTGCACTGCCTGCCGCGCTGTTTAGCGCCACCGTGCAAACGCCGTGGACCGGCATCGTGGCCCAGTCGCCGCTGATTCTGGTGCTGACTCTGGCGATGTGGATAACCTATGCGGCCATCTACTTCCTCGCCACCAAAGTCTTTAAAAAATCTCCGCAGGATGCGGCCGTGCTGACGCTGACCGTCGCCCTGCCGAACTATGCGGCGCTCGGCCTGCCAATCCTGGGCAGCGTGCTGGGTGAAAGTTCTTCTACCTCGCTCTCCGTGGCGGTCTCCATCGCCTGCGGCTCCGTACTGATGACGCCGTTCTGCCTGCTGATCCTTGAGCGTGAAAAAGCGCGCGCCGAAGGGAATAACTCCGGCTCAACCCTCTCCATGCTGCCGGTGCTGATGTGGCGCTCGATTAAAAAACCGATCGTTATGGGCCCGCTGCTGGGGGTGATCCTCTCCGCTATCGGCATCAAAATGCCGGAACTGGTTCTCGCGGCGATTAAACCGCTGGGGCTGTCCGCCACCGCAGCTGCGCTGTTCCTGACCGGGGTGATCCTCTCTGCTCGTAAGCTGCAGATCAACACCATGGTGATCACCTCCACCATCGCCAAGCTGCTGATCCAGCCTGCGATTGCCTGGGGTATCGTCTTAATCTTCGGTCTGCACGGTTCTGTGGCGATCACCGCTATCCTGATGATTGCGCTGTCCGCGGGCTTCTTCGGCGTGGTGTTCGGTAACCGCTTTGGCGTGCAGTCACCGGATGCGGAAGCCGTGCTGCTGTTAAGCTCCGTACTGTGTATCCTGTCGCTGCCGCTGTTTATCTCGCTGACTTCAGGAATGTAA
- a CDS encoding malonate decarboxylase holo-ACP synthase: MTTTLRPHDLIWLTARDALEGITESWVEAAWHTGLPVVVRRDVDSEGRIPVGVRGLRRDQRAAGWVKPERVTRVVTPESLSVTADLLRSPFVTQPPVQVALQLSQQPWPWSWGITGSTGYALATGIPVIHADSDLDLLIRAPQPLSPDAFAAWQAQLSRALCRADTQVDTPEGGFALAEWLRDGKTLLKTRRGPRLVTDPWHREA, translated from the coding sequence ATGACCACAACATTACGCCCCCACGACCTCATCTGGCTTACCGCGCGTGACGCGCTGGAAGGCATCACCGAATCCTGGGTGGAGGCGGCCTGGCATACCGGCCTGCCGGTAGTGGTGCGGCGTGATGTTGATAGCGAAGGCCGTATTCCCGTTGGCGTGCGCGGATTGCGCCGCGACCAGCGGGCGGCCGGATGGGTGAAGCCAGAACGCGTGACGCGCGTGGTTACGCCCGAATCACTGAGCGTAACGGCCGATCTGCTGCGCTCGCCGTTTGTGACGCAGCCGCCGGTTCAGGTGGCGCTGCAACTTTCCCAGCAGCCGTGGCCGTGGTCGTGGGGCATTACCGGCAGCACCGGCTACGCGCTGGCAACCGGCATTCCGGTTATCCATGCCGACAGCGATCTCGACCTGCTGATCCGCGCTCCGCAGCCTCTCTCCCCCGATGCGTTTGCCGCCTGGCAGGCCCAGCTTAGCCGCGCGCTGTGCCGGGCTGATACGCAGGTGGATACGCCCGAGGGCGGCTTTGCGCTGGCGGAGTGGCTGCGCGACGGCAAAACGCTGCTGAAAACCCGCCGCGGGCCGCGTCTGGTGACGGACCCGTGGCACAGGGAGGCGTGA
- the mdcH gene encoding malonate decarboxylase subunit epsilon — translation MKILFTFPGQGTQHEGMLQNLPGTELAQAREVLGAEVDTLDSAASLSHTRAVQLSLLIAGVAWARELERRGVTPDIVSGLSIGAYPAAVIAGALDFTDALRLVALRGDLMEQAYPHGYGLTAIMGLTLPQVEQLIEGTGTYIANLNAETQIVIAGRDDGMAQVAERALAKGASKAKRLAVSVPSHCALLAEPAQKLVAAFEKVTLSRPRLAYLSGSTGRVLWQPEKIADDLAMNMARTVRWQEAVISANERDARLAIEMPPGGILTCLTRQAAWEGESISLERSGVEVAVHLAGRLQR, via the coding sequence ATGAAAATACTGTTTACTTTTCCGGGGCAGGGCACGCAGCATGAAGGCATGCTGCAAAACCTGCCGGGTACCGAGCTGGCTCAGGCGCGCGAGGTGTTGGGGGCGGAGGTTGATACGCTGGATAGCGCTGCTTCGTTATCCCATACCCGCGCGGTGCAGCTTTCGCTGCTGATAGCCGGTGTCGCCTGGGCGCGCGAGCTTGAGCGACGCGGCGTAACGCCGGATATCGTCAGCGGGCTGTCCATTGGCGCATACCCGGCGGCGGTTATCGCGGGCGCGCTGGATTTCACCGATGCGCTTAGGCTGGTCGCGCTGCGTGGCGATTTAATGGAGCAGGCGTATCCGCACGGCTATGGCCTGACGGCGATTATGGGCTTGACCCTGCCGCAGGTGGAACAGCTTATCGAAGGCACCGGAACCTATATTGCGAACCTGAACGCCGAAACGCAGATTGTGATCGCCGGACGTGATGACGGGATGGCGCAGGTAGCCGAGCGCGCGCTGGCGAAAGGGGCGAGCAAGGCCAAACGACTGGCGGTCAGCGTACCATCGCACTGCGCGCTGCTGGCGGAGCCGGCGCAGAAGCTTGTGGCGGCGTTTGAAAAAGTGACGCTCTCTCGCCCACGCTTAGCGTATCTTAGCGGCAGCACCGGCCGCGTGCTGTGGCAGCCGGAGAAGATCGCCGACGATCTGGCGATGAATATGGCCCGCACCGTGCGCTGGCAGGAGGCAGTCATTTCCGCCAACGAACGCGACGCGCGACTGGCTATTGAGATGCCGCCCGGCGGTATTTTGACCTGCTTAACGCGCCAGGCGGCGTGGGAAGGGGAGTCTATATCGCTGGAACGCAGCGGGGTTGAGGTAGCGGTACATTTGGCGGGGCGGCTCCAGCGGTGA
- a CDS encoding DUF6966 domain-containing protein, with protein MINEIKKTLTNIISVLRSNNENAWAKTFEALGSELDVDCETSIFALKKVYGGMGSFNDIVLHKNGLPLRKENNELEDLRHRFYQQLEQAIDLIKKGCLP; from the coding sequence ATGATAAATGAAATAAAGAAAACGTTAACCAATATTATTAGCGTACTGCGCTCAAACAATGAGAATGCATGGGCCAAAACCTTTGAGGCTCTTGGTAGTGAACTTGACGTCGACTGTGAAACTTCAATATTCGCATTAAAAAAAGTTTATGGTGGAATGGGATCATTTAACGATATTGTTCTTCACAAAAATGGGCTACCGCTCCGTAAAGAGAATAACGAGCTGGAAGATTTGCGTCATAGGTTTTACCAGCAACTTGAGCAGGCAATCGATTTAATAAAAAAAGGGTGTTTACCCTAA
- a CDS encoding YrhA family protein encodes MKNTDELLDIFKALMTADNYPIANPVNPAVMADLMRNAPPAEWGRQKRTVYEDIQRLMVTRSDYLNMFNIMDGLEYNGLTLYNVVQAENGVPLWSNIYIRNVDTRTDEIYLDQNLTDKVLIGEDGISVIVYSFADDCFQIRDKVSTDYVIESHNQFHELLSALIDTVN; translated from the coding sequence ATGAAGAATACCGATGAATTGTTAGACATATTCAAGGCCCTAATGACTGCTGATAACTACCCGATAGCCAATCCTGTCAATCCTGCCGTAATGGCAGATCTCATGCGCAATGCTCCACCCGCCGAATGGGGTCGTCAGAAAAGAACGGTTTACGAGGATATACAACGCCTGATGGTTACCCGATCTGACTACCTGAATATGTTCAACATTATGGATGGTCTGGAGTATAACGGACTGACTTTATATAACGTAGTTCAGGCAGAAAATGGTGTGCCATTATGGTCAAATATCTACATCCGCAACGTTGATACACGCACCGATGAAATCTATCTTGATCAGAATCTCACTGATAAGGTGCTCATTGGTGAGGATGGTATATCCGTTATTGTCTACAGTTTCGCTGATGACTGCTTTCAGATCCGTGATAAAGTCTCAACGGATTATGTAATAGAATCACATAACCAATTTCACGAATTGTTATCCGCACTAATTGATACGGTGAATTAA
- a CDS encoding DUF4926 domain-containing protein produces MRREEFEVVVLAEDLPEEGLTKGMLGAIVLIHEKPHLAYMVEFVDDDGRTIAMPSLLPSQVADYIQPK; encoded by the coding sequence ATGAGAAGAGAAGAATTTGAAGTGGTAGTGTTAGCGGAAGATTTGCCGGAGGAAGGGTTAACCAAAGGTATGCTGGGTGCCATAGTATTGATACATGAAAAACCCCATCTGGCTTATATGGTTGAATTTGTTGATGATGATGGGCGAACTATTGCGATGCCTTCACTGTTACCCAGTCAGGTGGCAGATTATATCCAACCGAAGTGA
- a CDS encoding DUF6883 domain-containing protein, giving the protein MFTLYMKWDAGCDLAPADIQFILTPRDALEMASVFYELDYLKYAPQTRFQHFAIPKRRDGVYHRFAAQPYKRKHHTEYDGLYDEVKWNLEQGWMVGVNTAEKWDRFRNPFFFDDDGNLVYDCFMDSYSDSFQREVQNIYEHCLNAHPGRKPAPTIKQHDSDAPIQHAQATKTINSKAAGRLLAAGGIYNGNIEGFRQTAEQLGGDAPAGYDQVMENKGIIMAGASVAAGFGLGRLGTISGLSNYSKIPSFASPYANGFTTESGALINAEHAVVDYRKLSTYSLDVTHPIGGHKARVFQSALGYNPTNSDVLASRIREGILTTPAKVLEANQYGQRMAVDMPILGINGETVIVRSGWIYEPDAVVPRMTTIFVK; this is encoded by the coding sequence ATGTTCACACTCTACATGAAATGGGATGCTGGCTGTGATTTAGCACCGGCTGATATTCAGTTCATCCTTACGCCACGCGATGCACTGGAAATGGCGAGCGTATTTTACGAACTGGATTATCTAAAATATGCCCCTCAAACCCGTTTTCAACATTTCGCCATCCCCAAACGTCGTGACGGCGTATACCACCGCTTCGCGGCGCAACCATACAAACGCAAGCACCACACGGAATACGACGGCCTTTATGATGAAGTAAAATGGAATCTTGAGCAGGGCTGGATGGTTGGCGTAAACACCGCAGAGAAGTGGGACCGTTTCCGCAACCCCTTCTTCTTCGATGACGACGGTAATCTGGTTTATGACTGTTTCATGGACAGCTATAGCGACAGTTTCCAGCGGGAAGTACAAAATATTTACGAACATTGCCTGAACGCACACCCGGGACGAAAACCCGCTCCGACCATTAAACAGCATGATTCCGATGCTCCCATACAGCACGCACAAGCCACCAAAACCATCAACAGCAAAGCAGCCGGACGATTACTGGCGGCAGGTGGAATCTACAACGGCAACATTGAAGGCTTTAGGCAAACAGCGGAACAACTTGGTGGTGATGCACCAGCAGGTTACGATCAAGTGATGGAAAACAAAGGTATTATCATGGCCGGCGCTTCTGTTGCCGCTGGCTTTGGCCTGGGTCGGTTAGGAACAATAAGTGGATTATCAAACTACAGCAAAATACCGTCGTTTGCATCGCCATATGCCAATGGATTCACAACCGAATCAGGAGCATTAATCAATGCCGAACACGCCGTTGTAGATTACAGAAAACTATCAACTTACTCTTTAGATGTTACCCATCCAATTGGGGGGCATAAGGCGAGAGTATTTCAGTCGGCGCTGGGTTATAACCCGACAAATTCAGATGTGTTAGCCAGTAGAATCCGCGAGGGCATATTAACCACCCCAGCTAAAGTTTTGGAAGCAAACCAGTACGGGCAGCGAATGGCTGTAGACATGCCGATATTAGGCATTAACGGTGAGACGGTGATAGTGCGCAGCGGTTGGATTTATGAACCTGATGCCGTCGTTCCACGCATGACGACGATTTTTGTTAAGTGA